The Polyangium mundeleinium genome contains the following window.
CATTGGCGGCTCTCATCGTCGGCTGGTCAAGACGGCTTGGTCGCCTTGGAGTCCTCTTTGGACTTCTGCACGTCTGCGACGTACTCCTTGGCGTTCTCGAACTCCTGCTTGAAGTAGCTGCGCACCTTGTGAGGATCGAAATCGAGCAGCGTGCCGCCTGTCTCGAAATGCATGACAAAGACCTTGCCCAGCGCCCGGGTGAACGCGCCCGAGATGACGGGGACCGTGACGATGCCGAACGCGGTGCCCACGAACGGAATCAGCTTCCCCAGGCTGGCACCGATCACGGCGCCGGTGCCGACACCGAGGACGCCCGAGAGAAGCGAGCCAATGAGCTTCTTGGCGATGTCCTCCCGGAAACTCAGCTCATAAACATCCGAGAGTTCGGCGAGCATTTTCACCTGGATGCCCGTGACCGCGACCATATCAGCGATAGGCACGGGAACGAGCCCGGCGCCGAGCGCCCAGAGCACATTGCGCCGAATGATGGCATCCGCGCGGCCTACGCGTGAAATCGGCTCAGGGGACTTCGACGCGGCGCTGCTCGGGGACTTTCCCTCGGCCTTCGGCTCGACCTTGGCTTCGGCCTTCGGCTCGACCTCGGATGCGCTCGTCGCCTCCTCTTTCACCTCGATTCTCGGCTCATCCGTCTTCTTCTCTGTCGACTGTTTTGATTGCGTAGTTTCGGTCGCCATGATTCTTCTCCGTTTGCAGGTCGAGAA
Protein-coding sequences here:
- a CDS encoding YcjF family protein translates to MATETTQSKQSTEKKTDEPRIEVKEEATSASEVEPKAEAKVEPKAEGKSPSSAASKSPEPISRVGRADAIIRRNVLWALGAGLVPVPIADMVAVTGIQVKMLAELSDVYELSFREDIAKKLIGSLLSGVLGVGTGAVIGASLGKLIPFVGTAFGIVTVPVISGAFTRALGKVFVMHFETGGTLLDFDPHKVRSYFKQEFENAKEYVADVQKSKEDSKATKPS